A region from the Bacteroidota bacterium genome encodes:
- a CDS encoding histone H1 produces the protein MIKPKKTPRDVNQLAAQIVALSTGQAEPEEELTPEQKFRKEFARSGGLVGGKARAASLSPRKRKEIAKKAAAARWKKKPNK, from the coding sequence ATGATTAAGCCAAAAAAGACACCGCGAGATGTAAACCAACTGGCCGCGCAGATCGTGGCACTCAGCACCGGACAAGCGGAGCCAGAAGAAGAGTTGACGCCCGAACAGAAGTTCAGGAAGGAGTTCGCCCGAAGTGGTGGGCTGGTCGGTGGGAAAGCAAGGGCCGCGTCCCTCTCGCCACGGAAGCGCAAGGAGATTGCGAAGAAGGCGGCGGCAGCGAGGTGGAAAAAGAAGCCCAATAAGTAG
- a CDS encoding imelysin family protein codes for MTTMRSRTMLLSIVPFSALLFASCSSPTGPTISPSPHNSVVLTDLADRFFVPTYSEFDQRATTFDQSIMVLQSSPTDANLQNSRDAWRVMRSAWEHCYACNIGDIATNATAPTIDPWPVAYDRIDSLLEGTAPINSQSLAGWEEDLRGFHAIEYVLFGSNGSKLAHDLSPRALQYLLVLANDVMATASQIRSSWDSATSGSYYRSFVDAGSGSDLYPTQRAALLDVTTAISGMCDDLANKGIGLPYQSGNPLLDPSPFSGNTVSEFAARLRGARDVYTGGGATTGHGLSMLLSSGDSALDREIRSGFDTAIARVSAIPSPFGTAILDRSPLVPTAVDAITSLEDLLNSKLVPIIQKEEN; via the coding sequence ATGACGACTATGCGTTCGCGCACGATGCTCTTGAGCATCGTGCCATTCTCTGCTTTACTCTTTGCATCATGTTCCAGTCCGACTGGCCCTACGATCAGCCCGTCACCGCACAACAGTGTCGTTCTGACCGATCTTGCCGATCGATTCTTCGTCCCAACATATTCGGAGTTCGACCAACGCGCAACCACCTTCGACCAGTCAATCATGGTATTGCAGTCGTCTCCGACCGATGCAAACCTCCAAAATTCCCGCGACGCATGGCGTGTAATGCGTAGCGCTTGGGAGCATTGCTACGCATGTAACATTGGCGATATTGCCACGAACGCCACGGCTCCGACCATTGATCCGTGGCCGGTTGCATACGATCGAATCGACTCACTGCTTGAAGGAACTGCGCCAATCAATAGCCAAAGTCTCGCTGGTTGGGAGGAAGACTTGAGAGGTTTTCATGCGATAGAATATGTTCTCTTCGGATCAAACGGTTCGAAGCTTGCGCATGATCTTTCCCCACGGGCCCTGCAATACCTCTTGGTGCTGGCGAATGATGTAATGGCGACCGCGAGCCAAATTCGTAGCAGCTGGGATTCTGCAACCAGTGGAAGTTATTATCGCTCCTTTGTGGATGCCGGTTCAGGAAGTGATCTCTATCCGACGCAGCGAGCTGCATTGCTCGATGTTACTACGGCAATCTCCGGTATGTGTGATGATCTGGCAAACAAGGGTATCGGACTGCCGTATCAGTCCGGCAACCCACTTCTCGACCCGTCCCCATTCTCTGGCAATACGGTCTCCGAGTTTGCAGCGCGATTGCGTGGAGCCAGAGATGTATATACCGGGGGAGGAGCAACGACCGGGCATGGCCTGTCCATGCTTCTCTCCTCTGGCGATTCCGCGCTCGATCGTGAGATCCGCAGCGGCTTCGACACAGCGATCGCGAGGGTATCTGCTATTCCTTCACCGTTCGGCACGGCAATCCTAGACCGATCGCCGCTCGTCCCGACTGCTGTAGATGCAATAACCTCCCTTGAGGATTTGCTGAATTCCAAACTCGTCCCGATCATTCAAAAAGAGGAGAACTGA